Within Acidiferrobacterales bacterium, the genomic segment GACCAAACAAGGCCGATTTCTCGCAGTGGACAGGGCCGGGGAAAGTTCAGCCAAGGCTGAGAATTGCTTGCTGGCATATTGCGATCGCACTGCCGACCCATGGCAGAATTGCCACGAGAACGATTGCATTGAATCCCAGCAGTACACGCGTGTGTGCGGTCCTGTCGAAGTCGATTGGCTGTTCACTGATGTCGTCGAAGTAGACTACCTTGATGATGCGCAAATAATAAAAGGCGCCCACAACCGCGAGAAGTACGGCTATGACTGCGACCCAGACCAGATTTGCGTCGACCAGTGCCTGAATCACAGCAAGTTTTGCATAGAATCCGACTGTAGGCGGAACTCCTGCAAGCGAAAACATCAATAGCAGCAACCAAAAGGCCATCCACGGATCACGCGCATTCAATCCACTGTAATCCTTGATCAGGTCAGATTCATCGCCCTTGCTGGCTGATATGACAATGATGCCAAACGCGCCAAGGCTCATTACAGCGTAGACCAGTACGTAAAATAATGAGGCTGTGTAACCTTCCTGGCTGCCGCTTAGAATTCCAAGAAGCATGAATCCCATGTGAGCGATGGTGGAATACGCAAACATACGCTTCAAATTCGTCTGCGCGATGGCTATCAGATTGCCCACGGCAATGGAAAGCAATGCAATAATGATGAACATATCCTGCCAGATTGGCGCAAGACTCTCCAGTCCCCCGATCAACAGGCGCATCAGCATTGCAAAGGCGGCGATTTTCGGCATCGACCCGAGATAGACTGTCGTCGCAGTCGGCGCACCATGATAGACATCGGGCACCCACATATGAAAAGGGGCAGCGCCCAGTTTGAATGCGATTGCTGTCACAACGAATACAAGTGCGAAAATCAAAGGCAAATTCTGTTCGCTCGAATCCACCAAGGTCGCATGTATGATTGAGATATCCAGTGACCCGGTCAAACCGTAGAGAATTGATAGACCATACAGCAACGAACCTGATCCAATTGCGCCGAGCACAAAATACTTCATCGCCGCTTCGGTAGCCAGTGCCGAGTCTCTTTGAAACGCAATCATCGCATACAGACATAGCGACATCAACTCAAGCCCAAGATAGAGCACCAAAAGGTGATCCGCCGAAGACATGATCATCATGCCCAGAATTCCGAACAATCCCAGAACATAATATTCGCTTCTCGCGATATCGCGCTGTTCGGAATACGATCTCGAATAAACGAAGACGGCGACACCGAGCAAGCAAATCATGAACTTTGTCACAGTGGCGAAGGCATCGTCTGCGAACATACCCTCAACGACTGTAGCGCTTTCCCGATAAACCTGCGAAGCTGTCAGTGCGCAAACTACGAGCAGGGTAAGCAGCGTAAGGGCAAAGGGAAGATTCCTGATTCTCTCAAGCCGGGTCTGGTCAGCGACCAGAATAACGCAGGCCATGACGCTTACGACAATTTCCGGAATCAGCCGGCTCAATTCACTTGCTAGTGACATAATTTACTTTAACATTTATAGATATATTTATGTATTTACACAAATATTATGAGTCGGTGTACATGAAGCACGATGGCCCACAGTCAGAAAATCTGACGCAACCATCGCATACGACTGTGCATGGCACTATTGATTATTGATTATTATATTGTCAATTTGCCTAAACAACTCACTATCGAACAATCAGCGACACGGTGTGTCTGACATGACTGAAGCTACTGTTATTCCAGCCAGACAGGGCAAGGCTGCCATTGCGAAAAAGGGGCAATCAATACGCATCATCAACACCCACGGCAATCAGGTTGTCGACACTTGGGCATTCAATCTCGAAGACTTGAAAGAATTCCAGTCCAACGAGCATACCCGGACGACCTTGATGAGTATGACGTTCCGTCCCGGGGACTCCCTATATACCAATAAACGCCGTGCGATTCTTGAAGTTGAAGAGGATACTTCAGGCGGGGCACATGATCTGTTGATGGCTGCCTGTGATGGCTATCGATACAGATTGCTGGGTTGCGCCGAATATCACGACAACTGCACTGACAATATGATCAATGCAATGAAGGAGATTGGAGATGTCGCACCGGAAGTACCCTGTCCGATGAATCTATTCATGAATATCCCGTGGACGCCTATAGGGGGACTGTCGTGGCAGGCGCCAATTTCAAAACCGGGAGATTACGTACAGTTTCGCGCGGCGATGGACTGCGTTATGGTGTTTTCGGCATGCCCTCAGGATATTCTGCCGGTCAACGGCGCGGGCCTGAACCCGACCGAAGCGCACTTTTCAATATTCTGAAAATTTCCGACCATCGCGCTGACCGTGCAACTGCTCGAAACTCATGCATACTCGGGCAATACTTCCGGGCGAGGATATAGTTCAATCATCGGAACCGACTGGCCGTTGCTTTGTACAACACGGACGTGACTGCGATCCATCAGCCGTGGCCGTACGACTCCACACGAGTGCGAAATGACCTGCACCTCGTATATGACCCGCTTCGCGTAGTTGCAGACCCGAACTACCTTGTCAGCCGGGTCCAATCCCTTCTGCAGTCGCGGATTGTGCGTTGTAATTCCGGTCGGACACGTATTCTTATTGCATTTCAGTGACTGAATACAGCCAAGTGCGAACATAAAACCCCTGGCCGAAGTGACAAAGTCCGCGCCGGTCGCGATTGCCCACCCGACTTCTGATGGGTTGGTCATCTTTCCAGAAGCAATCATCCTGATTCTCTCCCGTAAACCGTATTTGTGCAACACGTCGGACGCCAGAGGCAGCGATTCCTTGACCGGCAATCCAACATTGTCCATCAACGGCATGGGTGCCGCACCAGTGCCGCCGTCGCCACTGTCTACCGTAATAAAGTCCGGAGCAGACTCAATTCCGCGCCGATGAACTTCCACGCACATCTCCTCGAGCCATTCGAAACTACCGAACACCGACTTGAAGCCTACCGGCTTACCAGAAATATCGCGAACACTCTCAATCACATCCAGCAGTTCGGGAATACTGTTTATTTCAGGATGTCGATTGGGTGAGATTGAGTCCTGCCCGGCCGGTATACCTCGTATTGCGGCTATTTCCTCAGTTACTTTCGCACCAGGCAAAATACCCCCCTTTCCCGGTTTCGCTCCCTGACTCAGTTTCAATTCGAACATCTTGACCTGCGGATGGCCTGCAACCTCGCGCAGCTTGTCTGCACTTAGCATTCCATTTTCATCGCGTACTCCGTATTTCGCAGTGCCGATCTGAAACACTATGTCGCAATCGCCTTCGAGATGATACTTCGACAGTCCGCCCTCACCTGTGTTGTACCAGATTCCTGCCATTTTGGCACCTTTGGAAAGAGCACGAACAGCCGGCGTAGAAAGAGCGCCATAACTCATTCCGGAAATATTGAAAAATGACGGGGCATTGTAGGGTTGTCTGCTGTAGGGTCCGATCAACATCGGCAACATCGCTACAGCATCTTCCGTCAGGGTTGGAAACGGATAATTCACAAAAATCGGTGTGCCCACCGGAGAAAGGCTTCGTGTCGAACCAAACGCAACCGTGTTGTCCACATTTTTCGATGATCGGTCAATCCATTCCCTTTCCGCACGATTGAACGGCATCTCCTCTCGATCCATCGCAAAAAAATACTGGCGAAAAAACTCACCCAGCATCGTAAATATGTGGCGAAATCTGCCAACTACCGGATAGTTTCTTCTCACTGCATCGTGCGTCTGTCGCACATCAATTATGAAAACTACCACCCCGGCTGCCGCGATCAGTCCCACAACAAATATAAACAGTGCCGAAAGGAACTGGAGACTTCCCATCATAATTTCATCTAGTAACATGTTCGAACTCACCTTGTTTTTGCCGATGATTGCAAGTCGCGCGAAGGATCGATACCTCTGAACCTCGCGAATTCACAACAGTCTCACTGATTGTTCATATTATCTATATTCGATGTCGGGGCGATCATTTTGTTCGCGAATCAAGTGCATTGCATAAAAGAACTTTCCTTCATCAGTGCCTGTAAGGCAGATCGCAAGCTGCGAGACCAGGTAGTAAGCTGGCATTAACCGCTTGTCGCTTTTATTTAAAAAAAACGATTCCCATTGAATATCACTGTCAAGATAAAATGCTCACTGTAATCCGAAATTGCGTTGTGAGCCTGTTTTGTCAAACGCAAAATGAACCCAGCTGATTTTTTGCAAATGATTCACAATGGCAACCCAATCAGCCGGTTTGACGGAAATGTCCTGCGCAGCGCTTGAACCAACCCTTTCAAATTTGGAGTCCAGATGGGAAAATCACCACGTTCATCTCCTGACACCTTGGCTGCGCATCTAGGGAGAGACTCGAACCTCAGCCAGGGTTTTGTCAATCTGCCGGTTTATCACGGTTCAACCGTATTGTTCGACACGTATGAGGATTTGGAACATTCTCATCAAAGTCGCAACGAAATGAACCAGATTGCCTATGGTCGATATGGCACCCCCTTGAGTTTTGCGCTGGAACAATCGGTCGCTGAATTGGAAGGAGCGTTTGGAGGTATCACAACGTCATCCGGTCTAGCGGCGATCACCAGCTCCATCATGTCATTCACCGGCAGTGGCGATCACATTCTCGTTACCGACAGCGTCTATAAGCCGACTCGATCCTTCTGTGATGTTGTACTCAAGGGATACGGTGTGGAAACGACTTACTACGACCCGCTGATAGGCGACGGGATTTCAGACCTGATTCGTCCGGAAACCAAAGTGATTTTTCTGGAATCACCCGGGTCGCAGACCCTTGAAGTCCAGGATCTGCCCGCGATCACCTCAGTTGCCAGGGAAAATGGGGTTGTTACCATGCTGGATAATACCTGGGCAACACCGTTGTATCTGAACCCATTCGAGTTGGGTGTGGATGTATCAATTCATGCTGCGACAAAGTACATCACCGGACACTCTGATGCGATGCTCGGAATCATAACAACGACTGAAGAGCATTATTTCACCATTCGGGACAGTGTGCGTCTCTTCGGACAGTGTGCCGGACCCGATACGATTTTTTTGGGACTGCGCGGATTGCGTACCTTGCCTACCCGTTTACGTCAGCACCATGAGTCAGGAATGACTATTGCCAGATGGCTTGCGCTACGTCCTGAAGTCGCAAGGGTGATTCATCCGGCATTACCAGAAGATGCCGGGTATGGCATCTGGAAACGGGACTTTTCAGGCGCAAGTGGCTTGTTCACATTCATTCTGAATCCTGTACCGACTTGTGCGGTTGCCGCATTGGTCAACAATACAAAACTGTTCGGTATCGGTTATAGCTGGGGCGGTTTCGAGAGTCTGCTGATTCCGTTTGACCCGACTGGGTACAGAACGGCGACAAAGTGGGAAACCGAAGGCCCGGCACTTCGCATGCATGTCGGATTGGAAGACACCGACGATCTGATTGCGGACCTAGAAGCAGGTTTTGAGGCGATGGCACAGAGCACGTAGAATGTCTGGTCAAGTCGAGCAGATTCTCAGTGAAATCGACACGCTGATTGAACGTCACCGGTCGGTCGAGCTGGCTACCGTATCGACCGATGGGGTACCATCTGTCAGTTACGCGCCTTACGTCTACATGGGCAATCTATCGTTTGGTGTGTTTCTCAGCAGTCTTGCAGAACACACACACAATATTGCAGGGAACAACAGCGTGTCAGCTATGGTCATCACGAGCGAAAAAGATTCCCCGAATCTTTTTGCCAGAGAACGGGTTGCAATCACCTGTGAAGCCAGACTCCATGATCGAAAAAGTGATGAGTTTGCCAGTTGGCTGCCGAGCTACCGGGAACGGTTCGGTGCGATAGTCGATACGCTGGTACAGCTCGCCGACTTCAATCTGTATATTCTGCGACCACTGCGTGCAGTCTATGTCAAGGGATTCGGTCAGGCCTATAGGATTTCAGGTGACGTTATGAACGATGTGGAGCACATTACCAACCCTGCCCGCGACGCGCAGAATAGAATCAAGACCAGAGACGAGGAGTGAGAAGTGATCGTTGAACAGATTTGGACCAACAATGCCTACCGCAATTTCAATTATCTGATCGCTTGTGGACAGACCGGCGAAGCCATCGCAGTCGATCCGCTGGACCATGAAAAATGTCTGTCCAAAGCCAAAGATCGCGGTTGGGAGATTACAGCGGTTTTGAATACACATGAGCATCTTGACCATACCGGTGGCAATGACATGATGATCAGGGCAACCAACGCCCGATTGATCGCACACAAGAATGCCAAAGACAAGATTCCAGGAATCGACCGCGGTGTCGGCGCCGGGGACGTCATACGAGTTGGCACGGTCGAGCTTGAGGCAATGGATACGCCCGGCCATACGATGAGTCACATCTGTCTGATTTCACACAGCGATCCTCCCGCACTTTTCTGCGGCGACACCCTGTTTAATGCAGGTGCTGGGAACTGTCACAATGGAGGACACCCCCATGAACTGTATGAGACGTTTGCAAGCCAACTCGAAAAGTTGCCCGCGACTACGAAGATTTACCCTGGCCACGACTACATTGCCAATAATCTCGCATTCACACTGGACCGGGAGCCTGACAATCGAGCGGCAGCGGATCTTCTGAGAAAGATAGAGAATCAGGACCCGAATGATGCACTGGTCACAACAATTGAGATGGAAAAGACGTTCAATACGTTCTTCCGACTGGGCAGTCCCAGCGTGATCGAGCAACTTCGCAACAACTTTCCGGACCTGCCCGACAATCCGGATCGCATGACCGTATTTCTAAAGCTCAGGGAATTGAGAAATAGCTGGTAGTATTCGGACCGAGTTACAGTTGCCCTTCAGTTTTCACGATCTGTCGGAAGGTGAGATTGATTCGTTCTGCATTGCAAGATTTGGTCTTTGGCACGCAGTGACGCCAATAACGCTGCGTGTCGCCTGCCATGACCAATGCTGATCCATGCTTGAGATGCCTTTCCCAGCGACAGGCAAGTTTCTTATGCTTCATCATGAATTTTCGCTGCTCGCCAAGACTGATCGAAACAATTATGGGTTGATCGCCCAGTTCGGGCTCGTTGTCTGCGTGCCATCCCATACTGTCCGAGCCGTTTCTGTACAGATTCAGCAATACGCTGTTGAAACGGATTTCTGTCAGGCACTCGAGCGCATTGCGCAATTGCAAAAGAGTTTCTGTCCACGGCAACGGTTTGTTGCGCAGTCCGGAATACGTGTATACCGAATCCGGATCACCATGCCAGGCTGAAAGGCGGGGAGAATTAACCAGTTTCGCACCCAGTTTTATGGTGGGCTGCACCCATGCTGTCTCCTCGCGCAGCTGATTGAGATATCGTGTTGCGGCAGGAGGCGGGATGAAACCCTCATTGATCCACAACCAACCATCTTCAAGCTGAATGGCATCAAATGCAGCGATGAGCAGTCTTTCATTCAGTTCACTGACTGACATATGAGTTTATGGACATATAGTGAGTCTGAAGCCGCATGTTCGTATGATTCTCACACCTGTCCCAATCTAGCCCGACGTCCGCCTCGCCGGGTTTTTTCCTGTGCAAATGGCTTTTTGACAAAGAGCACGCAATCGCCAGCATCTGCCTGATGAAAGTCGGAAGAAAACATCACCTGATC encodes:
- the nuoN gene encoding NADH-quinone oxidoreductase subunit NuoN gives rise to the protein MSLASELSRLIPEIVVSVMACVILVADQTRLERIRNLPFALTLLTLLVVCALTASQVYRESATVVEGMFADDAFATVTKFMICLLGVAVFVYSRSYSEQRDIARSEYYVLGLFGILGMMIMSSADHLLVLYLGLELMSLCLYAMIAFQRDSALATEAAMKYFVLGAIGSGSLLYGLSILYGLTGSLDISIIHATLVDSSEQNLPLIFALVFVVTAIAFKLGAAPFHMWVPDVYHGAPTATTVYLGSMPKIAAFAMLMRLLIGGLESLAPIWQDMFIIIALLSIAVGNLIAIAQTNLKRMFAYSTIAHMGFMLLGILSGSQEGYTASLFYVLVYAVMSLGAFGIIVISASKGDESDLIKDYSGLNARDPWMAFWLLLLMFSLAGVPPTVGFYAKLAVIQALVDANLVWVAVIAVLLAVVGAFYYLRIIKVVYFDDISEQPIDFDRTAHTRVLLGFNAIVLVAILPWVGSAIAICQQAILSLG
- a CDS encoding urea carboxylase-associated family protein; amino-acid sequence: MTEATVIPARQGKAAIAKKGQSIRIINTHGNQVVDTWAFNLEDLKEFQSNEHTRTTLMSMTFRPGDSLYTNKRRAILEVEEDTSGGAHDLLMAACDGYRYRLLGCAEYHDNCTDNMINAMKEIGDVAPEVPCPMNLFMNIPWTPIGGLSWQAPISKPGDYVQFRAAMDCVMVFSACPQDILPVNGAGLNPTEAHFSIF
- a CDS encoding FMN-binding glutamate synthase family protein, whose translation is MLLDEIMMGSLQFLSALFIFVVGLIAAAGVVVFIIDVRQTHDAVRRNYPVVGRFRHIFTMLGEFFRQYFFAMDREEMPFNRAEREWIDRSSKNVDNTVAFGSTRSLSPVGTPIFVNYPFPTLTEDAVAMLPMLIGPYSRQPYNAPSFFNISGMSYGALSTPAVRALSKGAKMAGIWYNTGEGGLSKYHLEGDCDIVFQIGTAKYGVRDENGMLSADKLREVAGHPQVKMFELKLSQGAKPGKGGILPGAKVTEEIAAIRGIPAGQDSISPNRHPEINSIPELLDVIESVRDISGKPVGFKSVFGSFEWLEEMCVEVHRRGIESAPDFITVDSGDGGTGAAPMPLMDNVGLPVKESLPLASDVLHKYGLRERIRMIASGKMTNPSEVGWAIATGADFVTSARGFMFALGCIQSLKCNKNTCPTGITTHNPRLQKGLDPADKVVRVCNYAKRVIYEVQVISHSCGVVRPRLMDRSHVRVVQSNGQSVPMIELYPRPEVLPEYA
- the metC gene encoding cystathionine beta-lyase, translating into MGKSPRSSPDTLAAHLGRDSNLSQGFVNLPVYHGSTVLFDTYEDLEHSHQSRNEMNQIAYGRYGTPLSFALEQSVAELEGAFGGITTSSGLAAITSSIMSFTGSGDHILVTDSVYKPTRSFCDVVLKGYGVETTYYDPLIGDGISDLIRPETKVIFLESPGSQTLEVQDLPAITSVARENGVVTMLDNTWATPLYLNPFELGVDVSIHAATKYITGHSDAMLGIITTTEEHYFTIRDSVRLFGQCAGPDTIFLGLRGLRTLPTRLRQHHESGMTIARWLALRPEVARVIHPALPEDAGYGIWKRDFSGASGLFTFILNPVPTCAVAALVNNTKLFGIGYSWGGFESLLIPFDPTGYRTATKWETEGPALRMHVGLEDTDDLIADLEAGFEAMAQST
- a CDS encoding pyridoxamine 5'-phosphate oxidase family protein, which encodes MSGQVEQILSEIDTLIERHRSVELATVSTDGVPSVSYAPYVYMGNLSFGVFLSSLAEHTHNIAGNNSVSAMVITSEKDSPNLFARERVAITCEARLHDRKSDEFASWLPSYRERFGAIVDTLVQLADFNLYILRPLRAVYVKGFGQAYRISGDVMNDVEHITNPARDAQNRIKTRDEE
- a CDS encoding hydroxyacylglutathione hydrolase, with protein sequence MIVEQIWTNNAYRNFNYLIACGQTGEAIAVDPLDHEKCLSKAKDRGWEITAVLNTHEHLDHTGGNDMMIRATNARLIAHKNAKDKIPGIDRGVGAGDVIRVGTVELEAMDTPGHTMSHICLISHSDPPALFCGDTLFNAGAGNCHNGGHPHELYETFASQLEKLPATTKIYPGHDYIANNLAFTLDREPDNRAAADLLRKIENQDPNDALVTTIEMEKTFNTFFRLGSPSVIEQLRNNFPDLPDNPDRMTVFLKLRELRNSW
- a CDS encoding alpha-ketoglutarate-dependent dioxygenase AlkB; this translates as MSVSELNERLLIAAFDAIQLEDGWLWINEGFIPPPAATRYLNQLREETAWVQPTIKLGAKLVNSPRLSAWHGDPDSVYTYSGLRNKPLPWTETLLQLRNALECLTEIRFNSVLLNLYRNGSDSMGWHADNEPELGDQPIIVSISLGEQRKFMMKHKKLACRWERHLKHGSALVMAGDTQRYWRHCVPKTKSCNAERINLTFRQIVKTEGQL